One part of the Rutidosis leptorrhynchoides isolate AG116_Rl617_1_P2 chromosome 1, CSIRO_AGI_Rlap_v1, whole genome shotgun sequence genome encodes these proteins:
- the LOC139876032 gene encoding uncharacterized protein: protein MVEEGETLELYHLHYSDLIALSSPDHQLSNSDHLESVMTTIMKNLGPSGPGLLAITGVPNASHLRQTLLPMARKLALLNNQDQKRILKDHGLGSDVPLKKIDRTVSPFAMQLKYNLDPNATSLCEVNRPGFDIKSASEFTNLGNIFKELGNCMIEVGLRLARVCDKIIGGHELEQSLLESSSAKGRLIHYHSIVDSLILQALNNSRSKSSTLKTTNTNHSDLWQQWHYDYGVFTVLTAPMFMYGLGQTRDAEESPSPSEHTYLQIFDPNKNNVVTVKASSESFIVQVGESGDVLSKGKLRATLHSVCRPKNFDSLSRETFVVFLQPAWTKRFSLYDYNGERSSSNGGLSRIRDDEENGCRKPSSDIGKLVPPLCDRLQDGMTFAEFSRATTKQYYGSSGLQSKR from the exons ATGGTGGAAGAAGGTGAAACCCTAGAACTTTATCATCTCCACTACTCTGATCTCATAGCATTATCTTCTCCAGATCACCAATTATCAAACAGTGATCATTTAGAATCGGTCATGACTACAATCATGAAAAACCTAGGTCCCTCCGGTCCAGGTCTCCTCGCCATTACCGGCGTCCCCAACGCTTCCCATCTCCGCCAAACACTTCTTCCGATGGCTCGAAAGCTTGCTCTTCTTAACAACCAAGATCAGAAACGCATACTTAAG GATCATGGATTAGGGAGTGATGTACCACTGAAGAAAATCGATAGAACAGTTTCCCCTTTTGCAATGCAATTAAAATACAACCTAGATCCAAATGCTACCAGCCTCTGTGAAGTAAATCGCCCTGGGTTTGATATTAAGAGCGCAAGCGAGTTCACAAATCTCGGGAACATATTCAAAGAGCTAGGAAATTGCATGATTGAGGTAGGTCTTCGTTTGGCAAGGGTATGCGACAAAATCATTGGTGGCCATGAATTGGAGCAAAGCTTACTAGAATCATCCTCAGCTAAAGGGCGTCTTATACACTATCATTCAATTGTAGATAGTCTTATTCTGCAGGCTTTAAATAATTCTCGATCCAAAAGCAGCACGTTAAAAACAACCAACACTAATCACTCCGATTTGTGGCAGCAGTGGCATTATGATTATGGTGTTTTTACTGTTTTGACAGCTCCGATGTTCATGTATGGTTTGGGCCAAACACGTGATGCTGAGGAAAGCCCTTCCCCTAGCGAACATACATATCTTCAAATATTTGATCCCAATAAGAATAATGTTGTTACTGTGAAGGCGTCATCTGAGAGTTTTATCGTCCAGGTAGGGGAATCAGGTGACGTATTATCAAAGGGGAAACTTCGTGCAACTCTTCACTCCGTCTGCAGACCTAAAAATTTTGATAGCCTGAGCAGGGAAACATTTGTCGTGTTCTTGCAGCCTGCGTGGACCAAGAGATTTTCACTGTATGATTATAATGGGGAAAGGTCAAGTTCTAATGGAGGACTTTCAAGAATACGTGATGATGAGGAAAATGGTTGTCGAAAACCAAGTTCAGATATTGGTAAATTAGTCCCACCACTTTGTGATCGCTTGCAGGATGGTATGACATTTGCTGAATTCTCGAGAGCAACAACAAAGCAATATTATGGAAGTAGTGGATTGCAGTCGAAGCGATAG